The Mycolicibacterium duvalii DNA window GGAGGTCGGCATGTCGCGTTGTCCATGCAAGCTCGGCAGCCTTGTAGAAGGTGTTCAGCGGGACCGCGACAGCGCCGATTCGGGTGGCGGCGAACCAGGCGACCGCCCACTCGATGCTGTTCGGCATCAAGATCCCGACATGGTCTCCCTTGCCTACTCCCGCGGCCAGCAGGATAGCGGCCAGTCGGGAAGAGCGCTGGTCGAGTTCGGTGTAGCTGAGTTCATCCCCTGCCGCGATCAGGAACGGCCGATCGCCGAAGCGCTCTGCGCTCGACCGCACCAGAGCTGGGACGGTCGGGGTGATGGACGGAAACGGCATGGGTCCTGATAGTACCGCAGACGAGAATCATGGTTCTCTAATGACGCGAACGACCTTTACACTGTTGCCGTGGACTCTGCAGCGAGCGGGGCTCTGGAGCGGCGGCTCGAGCCGCGATCACCATCGATTCATTGGAGGCCGTCATTTCCACAGACAAAGTGCTCAACGGAGTTCGCGTGCTCGAAGTCGCTGCTTGGACGTTCGTGCCATCGGCGGGCGCCGTGCTCGCCGAATGGGGGGCGGAGGTCGTCAAAGTCGAACCGCGCGACGGCGGAGATCCGCAACGTGGTCTGGTCACCATGGGCATCGTGGATCAGGGCGGTGATGCAGTCAACTACATGATCGAGATCCCCAATCGGGGCAAGAAGTCGATTGGCGTCGACTTGAGCACCCCGGGCGGGCAGGAGGTCGTCCGCGAGCTCGCCAAGAGCTGCGACGTGTTCCTGACCAGCTATTTGCCCCACCGACGCAGCAAGATGGGCATCGACGTCGACGACATCCGCGCGGTCAATCCGAGCGTCGTCTACGTGCGCGGGTCGGGCCACGGTCCGAAAGGCCCGGATGCGGACAAGGCGGGCTACGACGGGGTGTCCTACTGGGCACGGGGTGGGATTGCGACAGTGCTCACCGAAGAACGGGACGAACTGGTGCGGTCGCGCCCCGCGTTCGGTGACCTGCTCGGCGGCATGACGATCGCCGGCGGCATCGCGGCAGCTCTGTACAAGAAGGCCACGACAGGGGAGGGCTCGGTGGTCGACGTGTCGTTGCTCGGCCTGGCGGCCTGGAACCTGAGCCCGGACGTCGCGGTCAGCCAGATCCACGGCGGCGGTGCCATTCCCAAGTACGGGCACGCCGATGCGCCCAACCCGTTGGTCGGAACGTACCGCACCAAAGATGATCGCTACGTGCAGTTGATGATGCTGCAGTTGGACAAGTTCTACCCCGAGGCGATGCGGACGCTCGGTGTCCCCGAACTCATCGACGATCCGCGGTTCGCCGCGCCGGCAGCGCGCTACGAGAACAGGGTGGAATTGATTGCGATCCTCGACGACGTGTTCGCACAGCGGACGGTCGCCGAATGGCGCGTCGCCCTGGCGGGGTTGTCGGGTGCCTGGTCGATCGTCCAGACCCCAGGCGAGCTCTGCGAGGATGCCGCTGTCACCGCAAACGGCTACATCGCCCATACGACCACGACCAACGGCGCGCCGTATGCCCTGCCCACCAACCCGGTGCAGTTCGACGAACAGCCGGTTGTGCCGCCCGGAGCGCCCGAGCACGGACAACACACCGAAGAAGTGCTGATGGACGCCGGCTTCACCTGGGAAGCGATTGAGCGATACAAGGAATCAGGAGCCATTCTGTGAGCGTCGGCAACTCTGTGAAGGCCAGCAGCCCGCTGGAGTTCGACCCATTCTCCGAGGAGTTCTTCGCAGGCGCGTACGCGACTTTTCGGCGGCTGCGCGACGAGCAGCCGGTCTACTACAACGCGAAATGGGACTTCTGGGCACTGTCCCGCTACGAAGACGTTGCTCCTGCCACGAAAGATCATGAAACGTTCTCCTCGGCCAAGGGTGCGACCCTTGATGTGGTGAAGGCCCACGACGACGCGATCCCGCCGCCAAAGGTGATCATCTCGATGGACCCGCCTGAGCACCAGAAGATGCGCAAGTTGGTGAGTAGTGTCTTCACCCCTCGTGCGATCGCATCCCTCGAGGAGATGGTGCGCGAGAAGATCTACGAGCGCCTGGATGCGATCGACCCGGCGGCGTTTGACGTAGTCGCCGATTTCTCGGCGCTCTTTCCGAACGAGGTGATCACCACGATGCTGGGGGTGCCGAAGGAAGACCGCCACCAGATCCGCGTCTGGTTGGATCTGCTGTTGGAGCGAAATCCCGGTGAGATCGCCGTCCCACGTGAGGGTTTCGAGGCTTCGGTGAACACCGGTATCTATTACTACAAGCTGATTCAGCAGCGTCGGGAAAGGCCAGAGGACGACATGATCAGCCGGCTCATCGAGACGGAGGTCGAACGTGACGGTCACGTCGACAAGTTGACCGACGTCGACATCGCCGGCTTCGCCACGCTTCTCGGCGGAGCGGGTGCGGAGACCGTCACGAAATTGATCGGCAACGCGATGGTGGCGTTCGCCGATTTTCCCGACCAATGGCAGAGCTTGCGGAGAGACCGCAGCAAGATACCGGCAGCCATTGAAGAGTTGCTGCGCTATGAAGCGCCATCGCAATACCAGGTGCGTACCGCGACGCGCGACGTCACACTGCACGGTGTGACGATTCCCAAAGGCAGCGCCGTGCTGTTGTTGACTGCGTCGGCGACTCGCGATGAGCGGATGTTCCCAGATCCAGATCGGCTCGATATCGACCGCGAACGCAAGATGGGCTTCAACCTGGCTTTTGGCTATGGCGTGCACAGTTGCCTCGGCGCCGCACTCGCGCGGATGGAGAGTCGGATCGCTTTGAACGCCCTATTGGACCTCCTGCCCGAGTATCAGGTGGACCGCACCGGCTTGAAGCGGGTGGCGATGTCGAACGTGGCGGGGTACTCCAACGTTCCGGTTCGTCGGGCGAGCTAGGGGGACGCGACTCTCGCACCGGCGAGAGCGAATCCGGTCGTGCCGCTGTTGAACTCCTCGGTGGCACCGGCGTCGGGGGGCAAGCCTGCCGCCGCCATCGCGTGAGACTTGAACGCCACTGCCGCATGACTGAGCCGGTGCTCAACCCGCACGGCGCCTTGTCCGAGGTCACGCGGCCACCGCCCACCCCACATGGCGACTTCCGTGCCGATGTTGTTAGCGGCTTGGTGGAACAGGTCGCGGACCGCGGCATCCTGTCTGTGCAGCTTTCCGGACACTACGAGGGCATCCGGCCACTCTTCTCTGGCCTCCGCTGCGTCTGCGAACGTGCCTACGGGCACGCCGAGTATCCGGAAAGCGGTGTCATCAGCCGGCAGCGCTGTGCGAACATCGACGATCCACCCTGCGCCTGCCCGGTCGAACAACAATCCGCCCGCCGCCTGGACGGCATCGGCCCCGTCGTTGGCGAGCACCACCATGGTGTAACGGCACGCTCGAGCTGGAGGCGCAGCGCTCTCCGGGAACGTCTGGAACCCGCTCACGGGCTTGCTCAGCGGACTCACGGCGCAGGGCGTTCGTAGTCTGCGGAATCGACCTCACCTTGCACGGTCCGCCCATTTCGGTGTCTGGGGTTCGATTGGCACGTGCGATATGAGAATATGGTGTCAATGATCGCTTCCAATTCTGAGAATGTCCATAACCGCAGGCTGTGGCACGTCGCGGCGCCGCCGGGAGTGGGTTCGCGATGAGCCTCTCGCTGCTGCTGGAGATGGCTACCTCGGCTGACCCGAACCGTACGGCGGTGGTGTCCGACGATCTACGGCTCACCACGGGGGAGCTGAACGCGCTCGCTGACGGTGGTGCAGGCGTGGTGTCGGCCGCGGGTGCACAAACCGTCGTCTACGTCGGCGCGGGTGGCGCAATGCTGCCGTTGCTGATTTTCAGCGCCGCTCGCGCGGCGTTACCGTTCTGTCCGTTGAACTACCGCCTGAGCGCCGCCGGTCTGCGCGAGTTGGTCGGCCGGCTAACGGAACCGGTCATCGTCGCCGACCGTGAATACGTCGACATTCTTGCCGGGGCCGGTCGGCGGATCATCGAATCCACTGAGTTCCTGGCTGCTGCGGGCAATACGGCTGCGACCACCGCGTTTGCCGACCCCGACGGGGTCGGGGTCATCCTCTTCACCTCGGGAACCAGTGCGCAGCCCAAAGCCGTGGAACTCACGCACACCAACCTGACCAGCTATGTCATGGGCACCGTGGATTTCGGAGCAGCCGAACCGGACGATGCCGCACTGGTATGCGTGCCGCCCTATCACATCGCCGGTGTGGGTGCGGCACTGTCGAACCTCTACGCCGGGCGTAAGACGGTGTATCTGCGGCACTTCGACCCATGCGAATGGGTCAGGTTGGTGGCCGAGGAGGGCATCACCACCGCAACCGTGGTTCCGACGATGCTCGACCGCATCATCACCGAGTTGGAACGGGAACCGATTGCACTGCCGACGCTGAAGAACCTCGCATACGGCGGATCCAAAGTTCCCTTGCCCTTGGTTCGCAAGACGATCGACTTGTTGCCGGGGGTCGGACTCGTCAACGCCTACGGGCTGACCGAAACGAGCTCGACGATCTCGGTGCTGACACCGGAGGACCACGTGACGGCCTTCGAGGCGTCGGACCCGCACATCGCCCGACGCCTGGGTTCAGTCGGCCGGGCGGTACCCGGCGTCGAGATCGAGATCCGAGGGGCTGACGGCCACGTTCTCGGACCCGACGAGGTTGGCGAGCTCTTCGTTCGGGGAGAACAGGTTTCAGGACGTTACACCGGCATAGGTTCGGTTCTCGACCCCGACGGCTGGTTCGCCACCCGCGATACCGCAAGCGTCGACACGCACGGCTACCTCTACATCGGTGGCCGTAGCGACGACACCATCATCCGCGGAGGTGAGAACATCGCTCCTGCAGAAATCGAGGATGTGCTCGTCGAACACGGCGCCGTGCACCAAGTGGCAGTGGTCGGCCTCGAGGATGCCGAATGGGGGCAACTCCTCGTTGCTGTAGTGGTCCCCGAGGTAGGCTCCTCGCCCGACGGCGAGGAACTCCGACAGTACGTGCGGGCCCGGCTGCGTGGTTCGCGTACGCCCGACCGGGTCGTGTTCGTCAGCGGCCTACCCACCACGCCGACCGGAAAAATCCTCCGCCGGGTGATCGTCGAACAGCTCGAGCTGACACCGGCCGAGTAGTCACAAGCGAGAAAGGGCGTACGGCAATGAAATCGGGTTCACGACTCAAGAGTCAGGTGTGCGACACCCAGGTGATCGTCGTGAAGGCCGCAGACAGCCTGGCGGATCTGCGATGCGGCGGTGCCGCCATGGTGGCGCTGGACG harbors:
- a CDS encoding CaiB/BaiF CoA transferase family protein, producing MEAVISTDKVLNGVRVLEVAAWTFVPSAGAVLAEWGAEVVKVEPRDGGDPQRGLVTMGIVDQGGDAVNYMIEIPNRGKKSIGVDLSTPGGQEVVRELAKSCDVFLTSYLPHRRSKMGIDVDDIRAVNPSVVYVRGSGHGPKGPDADKAGYDGVSYWARGGIATVLTEERDELVRSRPAFGDLLGGMTIAGGIAAALYKKATTGEGSVVDVSLLGLAAWNLSPDVAVSQIHGGGAIPKYGHADAPNPLVGTYRTKDDRYVQLMMLQLDKFYPEAMRTLGVPELIDDPRFAAPAARYENRVELIAILDDVFAQRTVAEWRVALAGLSGAWSIVQTPGELCEDAAVTANGYIAHTTTTNGAPYALPTNPVQFDEQPVVPPGAPEHGQHTEEVLMDAGFTWEAIERYKESGAIL
- a CDS encoding cytochrome P450, which gives rise to MSVGNSVKASSPLEFDPFSEEFFAGAYATFRRLRDEQPVYYNAKWDFWALSRYEDVAPATKDHETFSSAKGATLDVVKAHDDAIPPPKVIISMDPPEHQKMRKLVSSVFTPRAIASLEEMVREKIYERLDAIDPAAFDVVADFSALFPNEVITTMLGVPKEDRHQIRVWLDLLLERNPGEIAVPREGFEASVNTGIYYYKLIQQRRERPEDDMISRLIETEVERDGHVDKLTDVDIAGFATLLGGAGAETVTKLIGNAMVAFADFPDQWQSLRRDRSKIPAAIEELLRYEAPSQYQVRTATRDVTLHGVTIPKGSAVLLLTASATRDERMFPDPDRLDIDRERKMGFNLAFGYGVHSCLGAALARMESRIALNALLDLLPEYQVDRTGLKRVAMSNVAGYSNVPVRRAS
- a CDS encoding class I adenylate-forming enzyme family protein; translated protein: MSLSLLLEMATSADPNRTAVVSDDLRLTTGELNALADGGAGVVSAAGAQTVVYVGAGGAMLPLLIFSAARAALPFCPLNYRLSAAGLRELVGRLTEPVIVADREYVDILAGAGRRIIESTEFLAAAGNTAATTAFADPDGVGVILFTSGTSAQPKAVELTHTNLTSYVMGTVDFGAAEPDDAALVCVPPYHIAGVGAALSNLYAGRKTVYLRHFDPCEWVRLVAEEGITTATVVPTMLDRIITELEREPIALPTLKNLAYGGSKVPLPLVRKTIDLLPGVGLVNAYGLTETSSTISVLTPEDHVTAFEASDPHIARRLGSVGRAVPGVEIEIRGADGHVLGPDEVGELFVRGEQVSGRYTGIGSVLDPDGWFATRDTASVDTHGYLYIGGRSDDTIIRGGENIAPAEIEDVLVEHGAVHQVAVVGLEDAEWGQLLVAVVVPEVGSSPDGEELRQYVRARLRGSRTPDRVVFVSGLPTTPTGKILRRVIVEQLELTPAE